ACACAGGTTTTGAGGCGGATTAGCCCCAATGATCCCTGCGAAACACGCCGGATCGGGGTGTAACTAAAACGCTGGCACCTACTTGCGTTTTTTTATTGTTGGCGCGCACTCAGCTAGCAACGAGACTTTCCCTCGCTGCAGCGCAAcatgcatgtctctgtactctctAGAACGAAGTAAGAAAAGTCAGCAGGAGCAAACCGACCGGACTCTCGTGATTTAATTTATTCGGTTACACCTCACCTTCTCCACCTACTTCTAAGGATCAACAACTGATTTCAGCTGAAAACACGCCAATCCACACCACAATCGCCCAAAACACCTGAGATAAAACATGGTAATCCAAGTCTGCCGAACGAGGCCTGAGGTGGCGTGGAAGTGGAACCTGGCAAGATTCAGTTGTAGGGAATGTAGAAATTAGGAATTTCTGTTTAGAACAGTTAAACTTCTATTCTGGTCAATCATGATTCATTTGGAATGGTTAGGCAGCCACATTATGACAACATATTGTATGCCAGTTGGCTGCATAATACTTTATACTTGCCAATTAATTGAGTACCATGCAAAGCGTAAATGAATTTTTTGTTCTACGAATTGCAGCCACTGGAATATACTTGTACTGTCAGCGTCTTGTATACCACTGTTGAAACTGGACACTGAAATATGTCTTCTTGTTTATCTTGAGCATAGCATTCACTGTTTCTGAGCTTAGAAAGAAACTATGTGGTAAGAATTATACTGTCGATACAGTTGATTCTGTGATTGCTGATTTCAAGTCAAGGTGAGACTCCTGTTGAATATGCAGGCATGAAAATGCACTGGATCATTATCCTTGAATCAACTAGCATATAACTGCAAGTGCATGGGCCTCTACTTGCTCACTCATGGTGATGAACTGATGGTTATCTATATGCTGTTGTTAAAACTTGCATATGAGAATGCACTAAAACTGGACTGCATTTGATTCCTATTACTTTTGCATGTGCAATGCCTTCTTTTCTATGAAAAAACATGTCTCCTTGCTTTTGCTTTTGTTATAACATCTTGTTCATTTGTTCTCAAAGAGGTCTGTTGAATGACGGTTATTATGCGGAATCATTTTCACGATCCCGGTGGCAATCATCAACTTGGGGTCCAAGGCGTATAAAGCAGGCTAGTATTTTTTCCCCTCTTCTCTCAAAACGAAACATTTTACATCCCGTCACTTATTTTTTTACTGAAGTCCGCCATAATGGGTTAGCATATGTGTGTATAAACTCCTTGTGAATCATTCACTATCATCTTGTAAATGTCAACTACTGCATTTTTgccccctaaaccccaaacccacgCCTAATTAGCTAGGTCATGGGAAACTAATCCGTTGACCCTAAACGAGTAAAACAAAATTGTACATTGATGTCATGCCGTGTGGTTGCCAGAGCCTAGAGCAAGGATCCCATTGCATTAATCATGTGCTTAATGTCATGGACATGTTGCGACCATTCGTTAAGTTTCTACAAAAATAGTTTCATATCAAGTACATCATGAATATGACGAACATTATCTGCTCATGTTCTAATCAGGCACTTCGCCAAAAAGGTGTGCCAGAGGCCGAGGCGGACCAGGCGACAAGGAGTGTGTTCCAGGACGTCCAGGGCGATGAAGAACAGATGGCACATGGGTTCTCCAAAGCTTCCATGGACCATCTGTTTGCTCAAGCCTCCAAGCAGTGGCAGCGAGGGGGGAGCTTGCCCGTGGAGAAACGGCGCGCGCGCATAGTGAGGTGGCTACAGTACAGAGGGTTCAACTGGGCCGTGACCAACAACATCATCAGAAAGCTGGAGGCGCAACATCCTCTCTGACCTGAACCTTCTGTTGTATGTTGTTTCTGTTGCGAGTTAGTCTGGCAAGTTTATGCTGCTATGCCTCTGTCTGCTCTGCAATGTTTTCTGCGGATGTACATCATGTTTTGAGCTGAACATGGTATTTGAATATATCATTACCCTTGGCATTTCTCTCCCTGAAATCGTTCTATAAATGTTGGCACCGATTTCTATTTAGTGGAAAGGCAGACCCCGCTCCCGTCGCCCCCCGTCGGGCGTCCGGGGCACCTCCTCCCCCACCCAGGCCCGCCCCTCCTCCTTCCcccgccgccgggcaaagccccggcGGTGCTGGCGGTGGCGGATCTCCCTTTCCCCGCGCGTTTGGAGGGCCCGACGGGGCGGTTCCCATCCTAGCCGCGAGGAGGCTCGCCAGCTCCTTCCCGGACTGGCGTGGCTCCGGCTGTTGGGGGCCGTGTGGGCGGCGGCCGGCGCTGCAGTGGCCTCGCCCGACGGCAGGGTGCCCTGGCCGGCGGCGGCTTTGGGCGGATCTGGGCTTGTGGGCCCAGATCTGGCCCTAGCAGGGCCTGGCCGGACCCGCTCGATCTGAGGGTGGTCGGGATGCGCGGCTGCGTGCCCGGTGCGCCACCTCCGCTACCTCTCGCCGGCTGCATTCGCGCTAGTTCTGGGTCAGACGGGCTTGAACCTAACCCTGGCCGTTCGGGGCTGTCGGAGTCCGGCAGTCCTTCGTCGCTGCGGGCGATGTTCTGGAGTCGCTGGGGCGACGTCCTTGCTACCTGTCTGGGACGAGGTCCTTGGGCTGGCTCAGTACTGCAGCTACTCCAGCGGCTGCTGTCTGTTCTTCCTCCGACCAATTTGGTCGTGCTTGTGCATGTGTGCTTGCGCGCTGCGGATGGCCGATGTCATGGACGTCTAGATCTGGGTCTGGCCGAAACATCTGCCAGCCAGCACGTGTTTCCTGCGAATGAGTCGAGTTGGGGCTAGCTCATAGTGCGACTTAGGTTGGAGGCGCGACATTGATCTCCGCCTTGTTCGCTCTACATCCTCGCGACGGCGTCCGGAATTTCTATCTAGGTATGGATCTCGGTGACCTGCGGGtgtcgttcccttgttgaaggcatccCGATGATGGCCCTCCTGTTCGAAATGATGGACTCCGTCCCTCCGCCTTAATCTGCTCCTCTTGGAGGCCTCGCTTCGTGTAAGCTTCTCTGGTAGTGTCTTGTGGAGCACAGTGTGACCTCTCGCTGGTGTCGCGGCCCTCTCGCAACGTCGCCCTGGCTGCTTTTACACTGTTTGTTGCGGTAGCTGATGTCCTTCCTAGCGCCTTGGGGGGCTTGGCTAGGTCGGCGTCTGGTCGTAGCTCTTGCCGGTGTGCCTATCCCAACGCCAGGGGATGATGTTGTGTGTTTGGTATGGACCTAGCCCGAGCTCCATGGGTGGTGGTTCTCGGGTCTGGGTGAAAACTTTGCAGGTCCTCTGTCTCTGCCGACAACGATGACGCATTCTTGCACCattcaccttcttggaggcgtcgccgcaAGACCCTCCCTCCTTTGGTTCCTCAAGTTTTGCTAGGTGGCCGGCCCGTCGTTGAGTTCCCCCTTGAGTTGTTGTCTTGGTGCGGTGGAGGTTTGTTGGCGTGGACACGGTCGCGATCGCTCCGGTGCAACAGAAGATAAGGCTCCCTTCTCATGGATCAAATAACGCTTCGGCTTGCTTTCCTGTATTGTCTTTTGTTGTGGTTTGGGTTATGCGCTTGGTGCATGTGTGTTGTAACTCTTGGTGTAACTCCTAGCCGGTTGATGGCTTCGTTAAATCAAAGCTGGACTCATTTCGAGCCTTCTGTCTAAAAAAAAGAAAGGCAGCATATGTTCTGCTATGCAGGTACCGGTGTTCAGAGCCTGCTATTACTCAAAATACAGTGTACACCATAAAGTGCAGAATCTACCAAGCTTGTACGGTCTGTGCGATTGGCGGGAAAGTAGAATACACATGCTTGACCAGCTGATAGTATCTGGCGCTTAATATGCTCCCAGCCAACTTCAGATTACAACTTTACTTCCCAAAAGAAAAACCTAGATACAACTACCAATTCACCGGCCCTTTTATATGTTGGGTGCCTGGCCATGTGCTGGATCAATCAGCTTTCATCCTTCAAATAGCTCTCTTAACATCTCCTCCAAAACGTAAGGACTACTGCTGGTTCCGGCGTTAACATGCTTCTGTAGCTCCGGATTCTCCTCCAGGCAGTCGCGGTACACTGAGATAACTCTTTTGGCTATACTTTCCCGCAGCAAGTTTCTGAGACGAGgctccggaaccttccagaacatCTGAGCCTGGTAAGTTTTGTGGAATGCCGACTCAAAATCAGCTAGTAAAGAGGTGTTACTCCAACGATGGATCAACGGTAGAGAGAAAACCGATTTGGGTATGCATGAAATCACATGTCCCCAGGAAACATCGATATATCTATCCATGTGCTTCTCACATTCACGTTTAAGCCTTAGTCTTTCAAGCCACGGGTCATGATCCGAACGCCATTGCTCAAGAACATTTGCTATGAAATTGAAATTGTTAAGCAGGAACAAGTACCTCAGGCTTGGATCCGAGCACAGCATTGATTTTATGACGAGcagatccatttgatatttgatcGCAACAGACATCAGGCCATAAAGGTTCCGGGTGTGGTCGCTCGGTGCGGAGTTTTCTGTCGAAGCCCGTGTTTTCCTGATCGACACTATGCAATCAACCATGAACCGGGTGTTCCTGTGAACCGCGCCTCCTCCTCGAGGAATCTCGATAGCCCACAGGTCGTCATCCTCAATCAGTCTCCTCACCTTCTCCATCGTGCTGGATATGGCGTTGTTTAGCCTGGTCCCTGCCCTCGCCAGCGGGCTGCCTATCTCGGACGGCATGAACAGGCTGCCTATCTCGAAAGGCAGGGACATGTATGACGACGCGTTGGAGACACAGATGTACATGTCTAGCACGTCCTGTAGATTCCCGGCTTTGAGAGCAGGGACGATGGCGTCGGTGAAGACGAGCATCTCGGCAATGCTCGCCTTGCCAAAACGCGCGACCTCAGGCGTCCCGTGGCCAACGAATGACAGCTTCATGATACTGACGACGATCACGGTGAGAGCTCGGATCCACTTCTCTACCAAGTCTTGCAACAACCAGTCCGGGAACTGAACCACATGCTGTAAACCGTAGCCCTCGCGGAGTTGGAGAACCCAGTCGACGTCGAGCTCCGAGAACCAGTTGTCCAGGGCTGCACGATCCTGACCACCGCCGTATTCGAATGCTGCCGTCGGAGGAGATGCGGCGTTGTATGCTTGGACCATGCGCTCGGTGTAGCCATCGTTGACCATTTGTAAAGCAATAATCGTGAGCTCGTGGAAACCCAGGTCCGGATCCGGCAAGGCGGCGGAGGCCGAACCAGAGGAGCCGCCGGAGTTGTTGGACGGGTAAGAATTCGACGAACCAGAGTCGCTGGAGTAGCTGGATCCGTTATGGCTTGACTGGAAGTTGGAGAAGATAGTTGATCTTATCTGTTCTCCGGACACAGCAACCATCCGGATCAAGTCGCGGTAGGGGCTGCGCGGCGGCTGCGAGGCAGCCATGAAGCCGTGCTCTCCTCCGGCACGGTAGCAAGCCGCGCCGCCATTATCGTAGCTACTTTGTGGATGCGATTGGCAGGGGATGAACTGGAATACACACAGCCCGAGCCCGCGTGACAACGGTAACAAGCGACGGACTAACAAACAGCTGATCGCATGAATACCCAGGGTCAACGCTTTGCAGCGTGTTTGGCAACTTGTGACCTTGTGGGAAAGGGACCGGGAGTTTGGAGGTGGGAGTTAGTCAAGGGATTAAGCTAGGGAAGTTGATGATTAGTCTCAATCCCACGTTTGGTAGGTGAGGGGAATTAGTAGGGACAatgttctttgttccattaactttcagtagtattgtgcaatgttcagaagtgttaagaatgattgtttcacctctgaacatgtgaatttttgattatgcactaaccctctaatgagtttgttttgagtttggtgtggaggaagttttcaagggtcaagagatgaggatgatatatgatcaagaagagtgaaaagtctaagcttggggatgccccagtggttcatccctgcatatttcaagaagactcaagcgtctaagcttggggatgcccaaggcatccccttcttcatccacaatttatcaggtttcttctattgaaactatatttttattttgtcacatcttatgtactttacttggagcgtctgtgtgtttttattttagttttgttattttcattctctgaataaatgcttgtgtgggagagagacacgctccgctggttcatatgaacacatgtgttattAGCTTTTAATgtccatggcgaaggttgaaactgcttcgttcattgttatttggtcggttcaggaaatgttgcatgtggtagtggtataatgaaacacttgcataatcttgtagatcattgagctttgataacttgattctttgcaaacgttttgaggtatttagatggtaaagcttgctggataaataagttaaaattagtagtggattgttgtctttaagcttgtgccgtactacaaactctatttaaatagttgaaggtgtagttggacttaatagctttccatgtctgagagttcatcgtaataactaagttgtgctgaaggtcgagggagctaacggggtacttgtgccaccgtgaacggccctccttggagtaaattttaatcatgctcttaatgatgaacctgctagttgtttgcaataagcttgtgagttctttttgactaatgttaagctacggtttttggcactttcaccatccaaatttgctagcctcttcggtactatgcattgccttttgctcacattgagaattgtgcatacttcgccggtacatccaaacccgtgggaggactttctcttgttctcctacacataagcacatacatctcctcaaaacagccaccatacctacctaccacagcatttccatagctgttccgagatatattgccacgcaacttccattttacattacattccatgcatgttgtcatttattatttatatattgctttgcatgattctatacagctgatgtgaggtttacccatgttatgctagatcattgcacatcctgctacactggcagaggcatacagttttatacatcatgttttattcattatgagttatttgtaccaaaaagtgtgttgtcatattaggatgttgcccctaaaagtgaaaagagccatggaggccatcaaaaagagaaaaagaaaagaaagaaaagaaaatagaaaagaaaaagaaaaaaaagagaataaagaaaaagggggcagcattactatcttttatccacacttgtgctcatgttttagcacctgcattattcatagtcatcatttgtgctcatgtttagcacctatattccatatgagagagttttcatgttttactagtataactatgtagggaatttacactatagaacttgggttgtatattccaatgatgagcttcctcaaaagtgctctaggtcttcgtgagcaaccaagttggatgcacccccactagttccatt
This region of Lolium perenne isolate Kyuss_39 chromosome 2, Kyuss_2.0, whole genome shotgun sequence genomic DNA includes:
- the LOC127330749 gene encoding exocyst complex component EXO70B2-like; protein product: MAASQPPRSPYRDLIRMVAVSGEQIRSTIFSNFQSSHNGSSYSSDSGSSNSYPSNNSGGSSGSASAALPDPDLGFHELTIIALQMVNDGYTERMVQAYNAASPPTAAFEYGGGQDRAALDNWFSELDVDWVLQLREGYGLQHVVQFPDWLLQDLVEKWIRALTVIVVSIMKLSFVGHGTPEVARFGKASIAEMLVFTDAIVPALKAGNLQDVLDMYICVSNASSYMSLPFEIGSLFMPSEIGSPLARAGTRLNNAISSTMEKVRRLIEDDDLWAIEIPRGGGAVHRNTRFMVDCIVSIRKTRASTENSAPSDHTRNLYGLMSVAIKYQMDLLVIKSMLCSDPSLRYLFLLNNFNFIANVLEQWRSDHDPWLERLRLKRECEKHMDRYIDVSWGHVISCIPKSVFSLPLIHRWSNTSLLADFESAFHKTYQAQMFWKVPEPRLRNLLRESIAKRVISVYRDCLEENPELQKHVNAGTSSSPYVLEEMLRELFEG